One Ramlibacter agri genomic window, CCTGGTTCGGCTGGGCCGAATCTAGGGCAATTCGAGGCGCGTGGATAGCTGGGACAAGCGCGCTGGACGGGCTGCCGGTATCGCGGCGCGATACCAGCGGTAACCGGCCCGGCTACATGCGCAAGGAGTCCTGGTGTTCCGGGGGCGCACTCGCCACAGTGCGCCGCACAGGCATCTGCCTGGACCACCTGGATATCCATGAAGCTCGATTCCCGCACCGTCGTCCACGCCACCCAATGGGCCGCCGTGCTGCTCGCCGGCGCGGCGCTTGCCGGCTGCTACGTCGTCCCGACGCAGCCGATGCCGCCGACCTCGCCGGTCGCCGGCCCCACCGCCGTGACGCCGGCCACGCCGCCGGCGCCCGTCGTCTTCACCGCGCGGCTGTACCCCGCCAACGACCTGGCGGCGCAGTACGGCATCGTGGCTGCCTCGGTGACCAACGACCTCAATGGGCGCGGCTACTTCACCACCGCCATCGGTGGCGAGGCCTTCTCCGGCGAGGCCACGCGCGTGGCGGGATCGGCCCGCGACGGCCAGGCAAGCGGTGCGGGCAACCGCGGCAGCTTCATGAGCTGCCGCTACACGATGAACACGTCGACGCTGGGCAGCGGGAGCTGCCGGCTGAACAACGGCGCCGTGTTCAGCATGCACGTCGGCGGCTGAACCTCAGGCGATCGCCGTCTCGTCCGGCGGCGGCGGGTCCGCCTGGTACTTGAGGTGCCCGACGTACTGCAGCGCCTGCAGGCTGCGCACCGAAGGCACGTCGCCTTCGCGCATGTGCAGCAGGTCCGCCGGACTCAGGAAGCGCGGGTCGGCCTCGGTGAGGGGCAGGCCCGCGCGCCGGTACGCCTCCAGCACGAACTGCGAACAGAAGAAGCGGTCGCTGCTGCCCAGCCCGAGCTGCACGGCGCCCACGCCCCGGACGCACAGGTCGCGCATCGGCGCGGGCGCGAGCGGCAGCTCGCACAGGCGCCGCTCGATCGAGAAGGGCGCCTGCAGCATCACGCCGACCACGTTGTAGCGGGTGCCGACCGTCTCGCCGACGAAGGCGCGCATCTTGTCGATGTGCTCGGGGCGCAGGCCCGGGTGGCGAAAGGCCGCCACCGTGGATTCCTCCGCGAGCAGCGCTTCGACCGAGCGGCGGCGGATGCCTTCGCCCACGGCCTCGGCCACCTGCGCGTCGCCCACGTACAGCGAGGCATGGCTCACCGGCGACACGGTCAGCAGGCGGATGCCCGCGGACGTGAGCCCGTTGGCCGCCGACAGCACGATGTCGCCCGGGCGCAGCGCGCCCACGCCTATGGAGGGCACGCCGTCGACGGGCGTGAAACCGGGGTTCTGCACCTGCAGGCGCGGCAAGTGCTGGGGACTCGGTTCGGCGAAGCGGGTGGCGCATCCCGCCAGCAAGGCGAGCGGCGCGGCGGCCAGGAGGCGGCGGCGGGACGGCATGGCGGCCGATTCTAGAAAGACGTGGCGCGCGCGACCATGGCACCGTTGTTCCGGCGCGTCGGCCGGACCCGGCAACACTTGGTCCGGGGTCGCGCTGCCCGTGGACGGCGGTGTTACCGCGTCCAACGGCCAGCCGAACATGGGGTGAAACCCCGTTACAAGCGCCCCACGCGCGCCAAGGGGAGGGGGGCACCCGCACGGTATCATCCCCGGTCAATTCGAGTCAGTCTCAGAGGCAGGGGACCGTGCGCCTTAATTCGATCAAGCTTTCCGGGTTCAAATCCTTTGCCGAGCCCACCAATTTCATGCTGCCCGGGCAGCTGGTGGGCGTGGTCGGACCGAACGGCTGCGGCAAGTCCAACATCATGGACGCCGTGCGCTGGGTGCTGGGCGAGTCCAAGGCCAGCGAGCTGCGTGGCGAGTCCATGCAGGACGTCATCTTCAACGGCACCACCAGCCGCAAGCCGGCCAGCCGCTCCAGCGTGGAACTGGTGTTCGACAACGCCGACCACCGCGCCGGCGGCCAGTGGAGCCAGTTCGCGGAGATCGCCGTCAAGCGCGTGCTGACGCGCGACGGCACCAGCAGCTACTACATCAACAACCAGCCGGTGCGCCGGCGCGACGTGCAGGACGTGTTCCTCGGCACCGGCCTGGGCCCGCGCGCCTACGCCATCATCGGCCAGGGCACGATCAGCCGGATCATCGAATCCAAGCCGGAGGAGCTGCGCCTGTTCCTGGAAGAGGCGGCGGGCGTCTCCAAGTACAAGGAGCGCCGCCGCGAGACCGAGAACCGGC contains:
- a CDS encoding distant relative of cell wall-associated hydrolase — translated: MPSRRRLLAAAPLALLAGCATRFAEPSPQHLPRLQVQNPGFTPVDGVPSIGVGALRPGDIVLSAANGLTSAGIRLLTVSPVSHASLYVGDAQVAEAVGEGIRRRSVEALLAEESTVAAFRHPGLRPEHIDKMRAFVGETVGTRYNVVGVMLQAPFSIERRLCELPLAPAPMRDLCVRGVGAVQLGLGSSDRFFCSQFVLEAYRRAGLPLTEADPRFLSPADLLHMREGDVPSVRSLQALQYVGHLKYQADPPPPDETAIA